The following proteins come from a genomic window of Gimesia chilikensis:
- a CDS encoding ribonucleotide-diphosphate reductase subunit beta has product MTILNSNTSGSPSLTPVGDTPTGRFKADKKRLINCSQVDVNQLMPLKYHWAWEHYLNGCANHWMPTEVGMTKDIEMWRSSKLSEGERFVIMRNLGFFATAESLVANNIVLAIFKHVTNAECRQYLLRQAFEEAVHSHTFLYIVESLGLNESEVFNMYHEVPAIAKKDQLEMELTSEILDPDFSTDSFEGTQAFLKNLIGYYLIMEGLFFYTGFVMVLSFHRRNMMTGIGEQFQYILRDETIHLNFGIDLINGIKQENPEVWTSEFQQTIIDRVKYAAELEIEYAKDCLPTGILGLNGDLFREYVQHIADRRLERIGLPAQYGSSNPFPWMSETMDLSKEKNFFETRVTEYQSSGSLSWD; this is encoded by the coding sequence ATGACAATTCTCAATTCCAATACATCCGGTTCTCCTTCACTGACTCCCGTAGGAGATACCCCCACGGGCCGCTTCAAGGCGGATAAAAAACGACTGATTAACTGCTCGCAGGTTGATGTCAACCAGTTGATGCCGCTGAAGTATCACTGGGCCTGGGAACATTATCTGAATGGCTGTGCGAACCACTGGATGCCCACCGAAGTCGGAATGACCAAGGACATCGAAATGTGGCGTTCCAGCAAGCTCAGCGAAGGCGAGCGGTTTGTGATCATGCGGAACCTGGGTTTCTTTGCGACTGCAGAGAGCCTGGTGGCCAACAACATCGTGCTGGCGATCTTCAAGCATGTGACCAACGCCGAGTGCCGTCAGTACCTGCTGCGTCAGGCGTTTGAAGAAGCCGTCCATTCCCATACCTTCCTGTACATCGTGGAAAGCCTGGGACTCAATGAGTCTGAGGTCTTCAACATGTACCACGAAGTGCCTGCGATCGCCAAAAAAGATCAGCTGGAGATGGAACTGACTTCCGAAATTCTGGATCCTGATTTCTCCACCGATTCCTTCGAAGGAACTCAGGCATTTCTGAAGAACCTGATCGGCTACTACCTGATCATGGAAGGCCTGTTCTTCTACACCGGTTTCGTGATGGTGCTCTCGTTCCATCGCCGCAACATGATGACCGGAATCGGGGAACAGTTCCAGTACATCCTGCGGGACGAAACCATTCACCTGAACTTCGGGATCGACCTGATCAACGGCATCAAGCAGGAAAACCCCGAAGTCTGGACTTCCGAGTTCCAGCAGACCATCATCGATCGCGTCAAGTACGCAGCTGAACTCGAAATCGAGTACGCTAAAGACTGTCTGCCCACCGGGATTCTGGGACTGAACGGCGATCTGTTCCGCGAATACGTGCAGCACATTGCTGACCGTCGTCTGGAACGTATCGGTCTGCCCGCCCAGTACGGTTCTTCGAATCCGTTCCCCTGGATGAGCGAAACCATGGACCTTTCGAAGGAAAAGAACTTCTTCGAAACCCGCGTGACCGAATACCAGAGCTCAGGTTCACTGAGCTGGGACTGA
- a CDS encoding ribonucleoside-diphosphate reductase subunit alpha: protein MIRAQTEWIVRKRGGRKAPFDASLIGRAISNAFRAELNLAENQPLDDEIRMEIPEMVETVANEISSAASSDEGIEVEKIQDVVEMMLMRRGHYRIARRYIVYRAERAKLRALRGSSELQDDADTVKSSAPRFHVVLKDGTKVPFDESRILARLSEACRGLEGDCSAEDLLEEVMRSIFDGISVEELYRAMILAARTRIERDPAYDTVASRLMLKIIYNDALGNAPADVNELNQLYVDRFQQFLNDGIEAKRLSPDLLSFDLNRIALALEPKRDHLFQYLGLQAIFDRYLLHIGGRRIETPQYFWMRVSMGLAIQEQDDPTGRAIEFYNILSTFRFTSATPTLFNSATLHPQLSSCYLSTVDDDLDHIFKCVSDNAKLSKWAGGLGNDWTQIRATNSHISGTNGQSQGVIPFLKVVNDTAVAVNQGGKRKGAVCSYLETWHLDVEEFLDLRKNTGDDRRRTHDMHTANWIPDLFMRRVREDAEWTLFSPDSVPDLHDLYGHDFEKRYVEYEQMTETGEIKLFRKVSAVELWRKMLTRLFETGHPWITWKDPSNIRSPQDHTGVVHSSNLCTEILLNTSRDETAVCNLGSVNLKLHIVDGQLDLGMLEETVRTAMRMLDNVIDINYYPTAEARNSNTRHRPVGLGVMGFQDALLAQGISYASMQAVEFADASMEAISYFAILASSELAGERGRYGSYHGSKWERGLLPIDTLDLYEKERGVPIDVDRQTRLDWQRVRDSIAANGMRNSNVMAIAPTATISTIIGVSQSIEPSYKHLYVKSNLSGEFTQVNRQLVDDLKALDLWDADMLEALKYYDGSVVEIERIPDDVKARYLTSFEVEPKWIIECAAHRQKWIDMGQSLNLYLSEPSGKKLHEMYMLAWERGLKTTYYLRTLAATQVEKSTVDVNKFGIQPRWMKNASASGDIQVERSVQPATVVAPGQSCNLDGDCEACQ from the coding sequence ATGATTCGAGCGCAAACAGAATGGATCGTCAGGAAGCGCGGGGGGCGCAAAGCTCCGTTTGATGCTTCGTTGATCGGTCGAGCAATCTCCAACGCTTTTCGTGCAGAACTGAATCTCGCGGAAAATCAGCCACTCGATGATGAAATCCGGATGGAAATTCCGGAGATGGTCGAGACAGTGGCCAACGAAATTTCTTCAGCAGCCAGCAGTGATGAAGGCATTGAAGTCGAAAAGATTCAGGACGTCGTCGAGATGATGCTGATGCGTCGCGGGCACTACCGGATCGCCCGTCGCTACATCGTCTATCGTGCTGAACGCGCCAAACTGCGGGCCCTGCGTGGTTCCTCAGAGCTGCAAGACGATGCAGATACCGTCAAGTCTTCCGCCCCTCGTTTCCACGTGGTCCTCAAAGACGGCACGAAAGTTCCCTTTGACGAATCACGAATTCTGGCCCGCCTGTCGGAAGCCTGTCGCGGCCTGGAAGGGGACTGCTCAGCAGAAGACCTGCTGGAAGAAGTCATGCGTTCCATCTTCGATGGTATCTCCGTAGAAGAACTGTATCGCGCCATGATTCTGGCAGCCCGGACCCGTATCGAACGGGATCCCGCTTACGATACCGTTGCTTCACGCCTGATGCTGAAGATCATCTACAACGACGCTCTGGGTAATGCTCCCGCAGACGTAAATGAGCTGAATCAGCTGTACGTCGATCGGTTCCAGCAGTTCCTGAATGATGGTATCGAAGCCAAACGTCTGAGCCCCGATCTGCTCAGCTTTGACCTGAATCGTATCGCTCTGGCCCTCGAACCCAAGCGGGATCACCTGTTCCAGTACCTGGGTCTGCAGGCGATCTTCGACCGTTATCTGCTGCACATTGGCGGCCGTCGTATTGAAACACCTCAGTATTTCTGGATGCGTGTTTCCATGGGGCTGGCAATCCAGGAGCAGGACGATCCGACCGGACGGGCGATTGAGTTCTACAATATTCTTTCCACCTTCCGCTTCACCTCTGCGACGCCGACCCTGTTCAACTCAGCCACACTGCATCCGCAGTTGAGCTCCTGTTACCTGTCGACCGTCGATGACGACCTGGATCATATCTTCAAGTGTGTTTCCGACAACGCCAAGCTCTCCAAGTGGGCCGGCGGACTGGGGAACGACTGGACTCAGATCCGGGCGACCAACTCGCACATCAGTGGTACCAATGGCCAGAGCCAGGGCGTCATTCCGTTCCTGAAAGTGGTCAACGATACGGCTGTGGCTGTAAACCAGGGTGGCAAGCGGAAAGGGGCTGTCTGCTCCTACCTCGAAACCTGGCACCTGGATGTCGAAGAGTTCCTTGATCTGCGGAAGAACACCGGCGATGATCGTCGTCGTACTCACGACATGCACACCGCCAACTGGATTCCCGACCTGTTTATGCGTCGCGTTCGCGAAGACGCCGAATGGACCCTGTTCAGCCCGGACAGTGTACCCGATCTGCATGACCTCTACGGTCACGATTTCGAAAAGCGGTACGTCGAATACGAACAGATGACCGAAACCGGCGAGATCAAACTGTTCCGGAAGGTTTCTGCCGTCGAACTGTGGCGGAAGATGCTGACCCGTCTGTTCGAAACCGGTCACCCCTGGATTACCTGGAAAGATCCGTCCAACATCCGTTCTCCGCAGGATCATACCGGCGTGGTTCACAGCAGTAACCTCTGTACCGAGATTCTGCTCAACACCTCCCGTGATGAGACCGCGGTCTGCAACCTGGGTTCCGTCAACCTCAAGCTGCACATCGTCGATGGTCAGCTCGACCTGGGCATGCTGGAAGAAACGGTTCGCACTGCGATGCGGATGCTCGACAACGTGATCGACATCAACTACTACCCGACTGCCGAAGCACGCAACTCCAACACCCGTCATCGTCCCGTCGGTCTGGGCGTGATGGGCTTCCAGGACGCATTGCTTGCCCAGGGAATCAGCTATGCCAGCATGCAGGCGGTTGAATTCGCCGATGCCAGCATGGAAGCCATTTCCTACTTCGCGATTCTGGCTTCGTCCGAACTCGCCGGAGAACGGGGTCGCTACGGTTCCTATCACGGTTCCAAGTGGGAACGGGGACTGTTGCCGATCGATACCCTCGACCTCTATGAGAAAGAGCGGGGCGTGCCGATTGACGTGGATCGTCAGACCCGTCTGGACTGGCAGCGTGTTCGCGATTCGATCGCGGCGAACGGCATGCGTAACAGTAACGTGATGGCAATCGCACCTACGGCAACCATCTCCACAATTATCGGTGTGTCTCAGTCAATTGAGCCTTCCTACAAGCACCTGTATGTGAAGAGCAACCTGTCGGGTGAGTTCACCCAGGTCAACCGTCAGCTGGTGGACGACCTGAAAGCCCTCGACCTGTGGGATGCGGACATGCTGGAAGCTCTCAAGTACTACGATGGTTCGGTCGTCGAAATTGAGCGGATTCCCGATGATGTGAAGGCCCGTTATCTGACGTCATTCGAAGTGGAACCCAAGTGGATTATCGAATGTGCGGCCCATCGCCAGAAATGGATCGACATGGGGCAGTCACTGAACCTGTACCTCTCAGAACCGTCCGGGAAGAAGCTGCATGAAATGTACATGCTGGCCTGGGAACGCGGTCTGAAAACAACGTACTACCTGCGAACCCTGGCAGCCACCCAGGTTGAGAAATCAACCGTGGACGTCAACAAGTTCGGCATTCAGCCTCGCTGGATGAAGAACGCCAGTGCTTCTGGCGACATCCAGGTGGAACGGTCGGTTCAGCCCGCTACCGTGGTGGCTCCCGGTCAATCCTGTAATCTGGATGGTGATTGCGAAGCCTGCCAGTAA
- the der gene encoding ribosome biogenesis GTPase Der — MAIPKIAIVGRPNVGKSSIFNWIAGHRIAIVDPTAGVTRDRVTYLVHEKERYFELVDTGGIGITDSDDLSEDIERQIQVGIDEADLILFVVDGSMGLAHLDEEVAQRLRSIEKPKILCVNKCDSTRTDDEAAQFFGLTKAPVVLTSVKGNRNRNELINTILDNLPPAEEFEESEGEHLSNPPELKIAIVGRRNVGKSTFINALAESERMIVSEVAGTTRDSVDIRFEFDDKSFLAIDTPGVRKRKSLANDIEFYGLTRAKRSIRRANVVLMFFDSQQTISKVDKQLVAEIEENHKPCIFVVNKWDLARESKMTSEKWDEYLTSQFRTMRHAPVALVTARDSKNIKQVVNLAQTIYKQSRKRVSTGRLNKVVRAAIQNNQPPYSKNRRPKIFYATQVATEPPTIVLKCNDSKLFSESWKRYLSGVLREELPFNEIPIKIYYRSKDLKEDIGPSLDMRDELEEEFEQD, encoded by the coding sequence ATGGCCATACCCAAAATTGCCATCGTCGGCCGCCCGAATGTAGGCAAAAGTTCGATCTTTAACTGGATCGCCGGACACCGGATCGCGATTGTCGATCCGACCGCCGGCGTGACCCGCGATCGCGTCACGTATCTCGTACATGAAAAAGAACGCTACTTCGAACTCGTCGATACGGGGGGCATCGGCATTACCGACAGCGACGATCTGTCGGAAGACATTGAACGCCAGATCCAGGTCGGCATCGACGAAGCAGACCTGATCCTGTTTGTGGTAGATGGTTCCATGGGCCTGGCCCACCTGGACGAAGAAGTCGCCCAGCGGCTCCGTTCCATCGAAAAGCCCAAGATCCTCTGCGTCAACAAATGCGATTCCACCCGCACCGATGACGAAGCAGCCCAGTTTTTTGGTCTGACCAAAGCCCCCGTCGTGCTCACCAGTGTCAAAGGGAACCGCAACCGGAATGAACTGATCAACACAATTCTGGATAACCTCCCCCCGGCTGAAGAGTTTGAAGAATCGGAAGGCGAACATCTCTCCAATCCACCCGAACTCAAAATCGCCATCGTCGGTCGGCGGAACGTGGGGAAAAGTACCTTCATCAACGCCCTGGCCGAGTCAGAACGCATGATCGTCAGCGAAGTCGCCGGCACCACGCGGGACAGCGTCGACATCCGGTTTGAATTCGACGACAAATCATTCCTGGCCATCGACACACCGGGGGTGCGGAAACGCAAGAGTCTGGCGAATGACATCGAATTCTACGGCCTGACCCGTGCGAAACGCAGTATCCGCCGCGCCAATGTGGTACTGATGTTCTTCGATTCCCAGCAGACCATCTCCAAGGTCGACAAACAGCTGGTCGCGGAAATTGAAGAGAACCACAAGCCCTGTATTTTCGTCGTGAATAAATGGGACCTGGCCCGCGAAAGCAAAATGACATCGGAGAAGTGGGACGAATACCTGACCAGCCAGTTCCGCACCATGCGGCACGCCCCGGTCGCCCTGGTGACCGCCCGCGATTCGAAGAACATCAAGCAGGTCGTCAACCTGGCACAGACAATCTACAAGCAGTCCCGCAAGCGGGTTTCCACCGGACGGCTCAACAAGGTCGTGCGGGCGGCGATTCAAAATAATCAGCCCCCCTACTCCAAGAACCGGCGTCCGAAAATCTTCTACGCCACCCAGGTCGCCACCGAACCGCCGACCATCGTTCTGAAGTGCAACGATTCGAAACTGTTCAGCGAGTCCTGGAAACGTTACCTCAGCGGCGTGCTGCGGGAAGAACTTCCCTTCAACGAGATCCCCATCAAG
- the hpnC gene encoding squalene synthase HpnC, protein MTVFEHELAAWGPDSAYFEGTDAPVSLSEAQAYCRRVALGHYENFPVVSWVLPRELRTHFFNVYAFCRWADDLGDEIEGAEQSLALLSWWRSQLEACYAGLPQAGQQHGSETVKLHPVFIALTPTIVEFGLPQQAFDDLIQAFEQDQRVQEYETFAQLLEYCQRSANPVGRLVLHLCRSVTEENLAWSDSICTGLQLANFWQDVARDYEIGRIYLPAEDRRQFGYSQEQLENREFNPAFQCLLAFEVERARKYLRDGLPLVPRLPGRLQVDIDLFARGGLRILDHVEGVQFNVWKTRPVVSKGEFFGLLMQSLARRWGLLGR, encoded by the coding sequence ATGACGGTATTTGAGCACGAATTAGCAGCCTGGGGACCGGATTCGGCCTATTTCGAGGGGACGGATGCTCCTGTTTCCCTGTCGGAGGCACAGGCCTACTGTCGGCGGGTCGCGCTGGGGCATTACGAGAATTTCCCCGTCGTCTCCTGGGTGCTGCCGCGTGAGTTACGCACGCACTTCTTCAACGTGTATGCCTTCTGCCGCTGGGCCGATGACCTGGGGGATGAAATCGAAGGTGCAGAGCAATCGCTGGCGCTGCTCAGCTGGTGGCGGTCGCAGCTTGAAGCCTGTTACGCCGGACTGCCTCAGGCAGGACAACAGCATGGCTCAGAGACGGTCAAACTGCACCCGGTCTTCATTGCGTTGACGCCGACGATTGTTGAGTTCGGTCTGCCGCAGCAGGCCTTTGATGATCTGATTCAGGCGTTCGAACAGGATCAGCGGGTACAGGAATACGAGACCTTCGCACAACTGCTGGAGTACTGCCAGCGAAGTGCCAATCCGGTGGGACGACTGGTCCTGCATCTGTGCCGATCGGTGACCGAGGAGAACCTGGCGTGGTCCGATTCGATCTGCACTGGCCTGCAACTCGCAAATTTCTGGCAGGATGTGGCCCGGGATTATGAGATCGGCCGCATCTATCTGCCCGCGGAGGATCGACGTCAGTTCGGTTATAGCCAGGAGCAGTTAGAGAACCGTGAATTTAACCCAGCATTTCAGTGTCTGCTGGCGTTTGAGGTCGAACGGGCGCGTAAATATCTGCGGGATGGATTACCTTTGGTGCCCCGCCTGCCGGGCCGTCTGCAGGTGGATATCGATCTGTTTGCGCGGGGAGGCTTGAGGATCCTGGATCATGTGGAAGGCGTGCAGTTCAACGTCTGGAAAACGCGGCCGGTGGTCTCCAAGGGAGAGTTCTTTGGCCTGTTGATGCAGAGTCTCGCCCGGCGGTGGGGGCTGTTGGGACGTTAG